The nucleotide window AGAACTAAATGGGTTTTGCCTTCTCAGCTCAGGGCAGAATTCAGGTTGTTGCTTTCCACACACAGATGAGCACAGTTCTGTGCACTCTGCTCCCTGCAATTAGGATAAATCCTTTGCTTGCCTGGCCAGTGGTTTTTGGACTGCCAGCTCTTCcatatatgaaatatatgaaatatatatatgaatagTTCTTTTTTACCACCGTAAAAAAGAAATTGGGATTGTTAGTGGAGGGTGTTGGAgttctcccttctctctgccctGGTTTTAGAGCTGATTTTTATTGAGCCCTTTGTCCTGGGATTTTCAGCTGTCACACACGAGGTCCTTGTGTGGTTGTTTCACTCAACTGTGACATTCTCTTAGGATGGGGAGGACACTGATGAGACACTGAGTTGGTCTTGACTTCATCTTTTCTTGTTCCAGTCCTGTGTGTTATTTTCCAAAGGCCCAGTTGTGATGTCAGGGCTCTGGTTTAGGTTCTTTACCTGATCAGTGCTCAGAGAGGCCAAAGAGTCCTCAGTGGGGCGGGGTGGGacttgcttttctctctgagtAGATTTTCAGTAGCAGTCCTGACTCTCTCAGCTCAGCTGATGTCTGACATGCCTGTGCTCATTTCTTGCCCCTGCTCACGCCCACGTCTCCAGCTGCAGGCGAGcccagctgcccagagccccaggctggccctgagcagcccctggcacggGCAGCACCCGGGGCCAGCCAGcccccagggctccagcagccacctctgccccaggaaagcagcaaggCAGCTCCCACCAGGATCCAGGTCACCATCCCAATCCCCCTGGACTTGTAccaaggctctggagcagccccaggcagcagtgaGCTGTGGGCTCAGGGAGGCAGCGCTGAGGAGAGagagctggctggagcagctggcacagctggccaCGAGGAGGGAGCTTTGTGTGCCAGAGCCTCGGGCACGGAGGGTTCGGGAGCACGGGACcgggatgaggagcaggaggaggatgagacGTGTGAGCAGGGTGTGCCTGCCCCGggggcaccagcagctgccctgcagcctcaccagcaGCGTGATGGAGAGAGCCAAGGTGTGCTCAGAGACAGCCCAGGAGAGGCACCCGTGGCTGCAGCTGAGTCCCAGAAAGCAGGACAGGAGCAAGAGTCCcagaaagcaggagaggagcGAGAGGAgaagccacagctgctgggaggaggagaaggtcCAGAGATCGCCCTGCCAGAGCCTCCTGGAAGTGTCTCCCAAAAAGAGGCTGAGCCCAAGGAGGGAGAAGATTCTGGGCCCGTGGCAGAAGCAGACAGAGCCCCTGCTGAGACAGAGGATGGTGTGAAGGCCAAGGACGCTGCTCTGGAGGAGGCAGGGGGCCGCAGGACGCCGCGGAGGAGGCGCAGTGGGGCAGCTGCAGACAGGGGCagccgtgtccctgtgcccacaggtgtgtgccagcctgccctggggtgtGCCAGCCTGCTcacaggtgtgtgccagcctgccctggggtgtgccagcctgccctggggtgtGCCAGCCTGCTcacaggtgtgtgccagcctgccctggggtgtgccagcctgccctggggtgtGCCAGCCTGCTcacaggtgtgtgccagcctgctgcccagcactgcagctcctctcctgctgccaggacatgcactgcagctccactcctgctgcccagcactgcagctccactcctgctgccaggacatgcactgcagctccactcctgctgcccagcactgcagctcctctcctgctgcccagcactgcagctcctctcctgctgccaggacatgcactgcagctcctctcctgctgcccagcactgcagctccactcctgctgcccagcactgcagctccactcctgctgccaggacatGCACTGCAGCTGTTTGTGACTgacctgggtgctgctgctccctccctgctgctccctcctggatGGGGTTGGAGACCCCTGGGCTGTGGTTCTGTCCCTGCATGGTGCTGGCCTGGCCCCAGTTGTGCTTTTTCTCACCTGTTTTTGTTCTGATTTCCCTGGATCTGCCGGGTGGGTGCCTCAGCTCCCACCTGGCCCTTCCcagagaggatgaggatgggatggaggTGGCCCTGGCTCGGTGCAGGGGGctcacctggctgtgcagctccttccagcaggACTCCTGCCATCTGGTTTGCATGGCTGATCCAATAACTGGCAATTGGCTTTCCtaaggaggaggcaggaggaaaaaggCAAGGATGGCAGGTCTGACCATGGAAAAGCCCCCACACTGATCCTGTTTCTGGTACTTTCCCCTTAAATACCCCCTGCTGGagacaggggctgcagccagcagggccctTTCCCACTGCCAGGCATGTCCACTGCTctcccagagcatcctgctgccatcccagctggggatgggtgtccctggctgtgccagcacagcagcaggagctacCTGGAGCCATCTGAGCactggtggggctgggctgggctgggagggtgaAGGTTTGAGGTCCCCACTAAATGCTGGAGCATCCCTTCGACCTTTCCTGTCTCTTCCCCACCTCTGCTGGGGTCAGGAGTGTCCCAGGGGCCCAGctcagtggctgcaggagctgtgagctgtgctcacaagccagggctggggtcaggTCAGGCTGGGGTCTCACTgtttgtgcccagctctggctctccaGGGCAggtcctggggcagctctgccttttccccCAGTCCCACACTCCTTGGCTGCTCCATGCTGGGTTTGAGGCTTTTTGCTGCACAGGGCTCACCAAGAAATTGTTGATGGGGCTTTTTGCTCTGGAGCTGAAGCTCATGACACATTtctggctgttccctggggaTCAGCAGTGGGGAGcttggctgtgtgctgcagggcactggCATGGCTTgcactggagctggagcacagggtgGGGATTCTCAGCTGCTGATTCATAGAGGTTCAATCATTTAATGCTCTTCCCCTGCAGAGATAGAGATTCTTGGTGGCTGcttggctccagccctgctccagctgagctgcattTGGGAGGGGTggtggctccagcagccctggtgggtcagtgctgcactggcagcattGTCCTTGTCACCAGGAAAGGGCTGAGCCCCGGGGCTggggagaacagcagcagcttcccctccCAGTTagtgaaaatggggaaaagggcCTTGGAGTACAAACTTTGTCTCCTCCCCATTTCTGATCTCCTAATTAGTCTGACCCAGGGAAGGGGCACGGTGCTGGGAGGCAGAGCCTGTCAGGAGAGATGGGAATTAACAACAGGAATTAACAACTTTAATAAAAGTGCTCTGCAGCCCAACTGATCAACCCCTTAAAGGAGATGACAGTGCTGGGCTGGCCTTTCCTGCAGCTTGAGTCTCCATTTATGTGGCTGTTAGAACAGTGGGTGTTTCAGGCTCTCTGTAGGGTTGGAGGGAACTTTCTGTCCTGAGCTGGGTGGAAATGTGGGTGAGATGCTGTCCTTGGTGTGTGTGCTCCCCAGTGCTGACTGACACAGCACCAGCTGTAACCCTGCAGGGTGTGTTtctggggctgtgtttgtggATTTCTGCAAGCAGTGGTGGCTTGGCCACACGTGTAGGAACAGAGCTGGGCTtgagggagagcagggacagcccccagCAGTGTGCTGGCCTCTCTGCAGTCTAGGAGCAGTCCCCAGAGGTGTGACTGTGTGTTTCCATCTGTCAGGTCGTGTTGACAAGGAAGGAACCGAAGCTGATGAGAAGAAGTCCAAGGTAAGCTAAAAAACAAAGCCATGACACCTGCCCATGTTCCTggctcccctgctgccctgcccttgTGCCTCTTAGGAAACCTCCCCGTTATGTTCCATTTCCCCATTTGTTTTCAagagtggttttattttttccttccctccctgggtTTGGATGGTGCAATCCATGGGTTCTTTGAGGGTGAGGAAATGTTTCAAATCTAAATCAAACCCGTGGCTCTTGGGGTTGGGTGGGAGGTTGGAGAAATCATTTTCTCAGCCCAGgactgaaaagcagcagctgaccTTGGGGCAGACTCAAAActgcactggggacaggcacaACTGTGAAAAGGGCAAAGCATGGAATTAgaacattaaattaaataatctgGGCCTTGCAGGTCATAGAATAACCTGAGCTGGATGGGATCCACAGGAATCATCCAATCCAGCTCCTGATTTGTGTtctgggtgaggagcagagtTTCATCCTGGGTAAATTCCAGAAGTTAAACAATATCTGTCACACATTTGGAGGAGGTTTAGCTCACTGGCTATTGTCCTGGTTAGTGCCTGAGTGGGATAATGAACCAGCTGAGGGGAAATTCAGTGGGTGAGGAGTTAAAGATGAgtaacagaattattttgtaaCACAGAAATTGGTTATTTCTCTATGCCCCTAGCAGCCCCTACCCCACACCAGCTCTGTATTGCACCTTCTAATCCTGTTTAATGTCACTGATCCCATTTCATTTCCCTCCCagctgattttcttttgtttttgttcctgttttttttcatttcctcacCCAAGAAATGCTCACCTTGCCCTGCCAAAGCCCCTGGCTCCCTGCCccccctggggccagcagcccctctgaaacccccctgcagcccagcccagggggcctgtgctgcctccccccgtgctgccagcacagccaaggtaaggcaggggctggggagagccagggcagctcctggggctgttcctggggctcctggcaggggctgctgggctggggctgccctggccctTGGAGGgggggctgctccccctgcaccctgcccaggtgtgtccaggctggggtttgggtctggggcagcacacacagcacacagggctctgtgctgtgaccatccatccccaggtgtgcccaggctggggtttgggtctggggcagcacacacagcacacagggctccCAGAGTGACCCATCcatccccaggtgtgcccaggctggggtttgggtctggggcagcacacacagcacacagggctctgtgctgtgaccatccatccccaggtgtgtccaggctggggtttgggtctggggcagcacacacagcacacagggctctgtgctgtgaccatccatccccaggtgtgtccaggctggggtttgggtctggggcagcacacacagcacacagggctccCAGAGTGACCCATCcatccccaggtgtgcccagctcccctcctgcccctccttgtcctgcagctctgcctgtgcctcccACAGGGGCGTttgagcagtgccagagctcaggGCGTGCAGCACACCCATGGCTCAcccagcaggctgagctggaccttggagcttttccttttgtgcaTTCAGTCACATAAACACACCTTGgtgagggacagcagagccacagaacCCTGGGGTGGTTTGGGTCAGAAACAGCATTAAATGTcacccatcccacccctgccatggcagggacccctcccactgtcccagggtgtcccagcccagtgtccagcctggccatgggcactgcagggatccaggggcagctgctctgggctctgtgcagccacagaTGCTGGGATTAATTCATCTTCTGGACAAAATTTTAGCACAACAGGGGAAACCAAGGGATGACGTTTATAGAACAGAGGTGTGGCTAAAGCAGGTGTGAGGGTGCAGTGAATGGTGCAGGTGATGCCAAGGGCTCACCTGGGAGAGGTCAgagcccaggaggggctgcGGAGGTGGGACACAAGGTGTGAACATTCCAGCTGTGGGGAGTCCTGGGCACATTCCAGCTGTGGGGAGTCCTGGGCACATTCCAGATGTGGGGAGTCCTGGGGAGAAGTGGAAGGGTCTGAGATGCTGTGACCCCAGGTGACAacctgtccctgatgtccctgtgggtgctgtgtccccaggggtcCCAGgcctgtccctgatgtccctctGTGACCCCAGGGGTGACAGCCCATCCCTGAcatcccctctgtgtccccagggccccGAGGCCAGGGCTGGCTCCAAGGCTCAGAGGAACTCCAGCAACGCCTCCCGCATCCCGGCCAAGACCCCCACGGCCCCCAAGACCCCTCCCAGCTCCGGTAGGTGACCCTGGctgcctgtcctggggctgcctgtgctgggggctgctggcccagctcagcctgtcctggggctccagggctgctccctctgctctggggctgcccagtGCCCTGTGTTCATGCACTCTGCAGTGGGTAGGAGAGGCCATTGCTTTGTCCTGTGGGATTTCCTCAAATTTGGAAGGTTTAGGcagttccatttttttttttttttttaatccatctACTCGTTCTCTCTCTGATGGTATTTCACAAAGACCAGGGGCAAGAGGATCAATTCTTCGATTGCAGGAATGGAGATTAGCCCATTATGCTCAGAGAAGAAAACCCCAGAAAGCATCAGGCATTGtgaatttccattaaaatggTGCATTTCACtggatatatacatatatttcaTACTTAGCTAGAGCTGCATAAAACCTTAAATCAATTAATTTTCCAGCTTTATTATGTTTAAGCATCTTTCTCATTCACTAAACAggcagaaaggagcagaaaaaaccacctcctgcagcagcaaagacTGAGAAAGGTGATGTTTAAgggtcttttctttttcatttccttttcaaactgGGGACAGTGCTAAGCTGCTCAGCCATCAGCCTTAgttaattagaaaataattttttggaaGTGCTTCCAAATTTCTAAAAGAGAAGTGATTCTGAGTGTGTTTTGTCTGTAATCCATCGTGCCACGCTCGGGTGGGGATTCTTATGATCCAGGCAGTGGAGACCATCAGGAAATTGCCTTtgaattgtgtttttttttcatcaaaacgGAGTAGAAGAGTGCAGCCCCCGCCCCGGGCTGCGCTGGGTGTGGGCGGGCTGGGGTCCGGGGGCAGGGGCCGGCGCTGACCCTGCCCCTGTGCAAATGCAGGTGAGCAGCCCAAGGAGCCCCGGAGCGGCTAcagcagccccggctcccccgGGACCCCGGGCAGCCGCTCCCGCACCCCCTCTCTGCCCACCCCCCCAGCCAGGGAGCCCAAGAAGGTGGCCGTGGTCCGCACGCCCCCCAAGTCGCCCGCCTCGGCCAAGAcccgcgccccgcccgcggccgcgCCCATGCCCGACCTCAAAAACGTCAAGTCCAAAATCGGCTCCACCGACAACCTGAAGCACCAGCCCGGGGGGGGCAAGGTGAGCACAGACCTGCTGCGGGGTCAGGGGGGAGCGgggggctgggtgctgctgtgggtgctgcagtggggtgctgggtgctgctgggcactgctgggcactgctatgggcactgctgtgggtgctgagcattgctgggcactgctgggcactgctatgggcactgctgtgggcactgctgtggggtgctgggcactgctatggggtgctgggcactgctgtggggtgctgagcactgctgggcactgctgtggggtgctgggcactgctgtggggtgctgagcactgctgggcactgctgtggggtgctgggtgctgctgggcactgctgggcattGCTGTGAGCACTGCTATGGGTGCTGAGCattgctgggcactgctgggcactgctgtggggtgctgggcactgctgtggggtgctgggcactgctgtggggtgctgggcactgctgtggggtgctgagcactgctgtggggtgctgggcactgctatggggtgctgagcactgctgtggggTGCTAAGCATTGTtgggcactgctgtgggtgctggacactgctgtgagtgctgagcactgctgggcactgctgtgggtgctggacactgctgtgagtgctgagcactgctgggcactgctatggggtgctgagcactgctgtggggtgctgggcactgctgtggggtgctgagcactgctgggcactgctgtggggtgctgggcactgctgtggggtgctgggcactgctgcagggtgctgagcactgctatggggtgctgggcactgctgtggg belongs to Oenanthe melanoleuca isolate GR-GAL-2019-014 chromosome 27, OMel1.0, whole genome shotgun sequence and includes:
- the MAPT gene encoding microtubule-associated protein tau isoform X4; this translates as MMEDHAPGQDKHFSSGCPLQIPVDDGSDEPVSETSEAKSTPTAEAEEAGVGATPNLEDHAAGDAAPAAGEPSCPEPQAGPEQPLARAAPGASQPPGLQQPPLPQESSKAAPTRIQVTIPIPLDLYQGSGAAPGSSELWAQGGSAEERELAGAAGTAGHEEGALCARASGTEGSGARDRDEEQEEDETCEQGVPAPGAPAAALQPHQQRDGESQGVLRDSPGEAPVAAAESQKAGQEQESQKAGEEREEKPQLLGGGEGPEIALPEPPGSVSQKEAEPKEGEDSGPVAEADRAPAETEDGVKAKDAALEEAGGRRTPRRRRSGAAADRGSRVPVPTGRVDKEGTEADEKKSKKCSPCPAKAPGSLPPLGPAAPLKPPCSPAQGACAASPRAASTAKGPEARAGSKAQRNSSNASRIPAKTPTAPKTPPSSGRKEQKKPPPAAAKTEKGEQPKEPRSGYSSPGSPGTPGSRSRTPSLPTPPAREPKKVAVVRTPPKSPASAKTRAPPAAAPMPDLKNVKSKIGSTDNLKHQPGGGKVQIINKKLDFSSVQSKCGSKDNIKHIPGGGSVQIINKKLDFSSVQSRCGSKDNIKHIPGGGSVQIVYKPVDLSHVTSKCGSLGNIHHKPGGGQVEVKSEKLDFKDKVQSKIGSLDNISHVPGGGNKKIETHKLTFRENAKAKTDHGAEIVYKSPTISGDASPRRLSNVSSSGSINLVDSPQLATLADEVSASLAKQGL
- the MAPT gene encoding microtubule-associated protein tau isoform X23, which codes for MMEDHAPGQDKHFSSGCPLQIPVDDGSDEPVSETSEAKSTPTAEAEEAGVGATPNLEDHAAGDAAPAAGEPSCPEPQAGPEQPLARAAPGASQPPGLQQPPLPQESSKAAPTRIQVTIPIPLDLYQGSGAAPGSSELWAQGGSAEERELAGAAGTAGHEEGALCARASGTEGSGARDRDEEQEEDETCEQGVPAPGAPAAALQPHQQRDGESQGVLRDSPGEAPVAAAESQKAGQEQESQKAGEEREEKPQLLGGGEGPEIALPEPPGSVSQKEAEPKEGEDSGPVAEADRAPAETEDGVKAKDAALEEAGGRRTPRRRRSGAAADRGSRVPVPTGRVDKEGTEADEKKSKGPEARAGSKAQRNSSNASRIPAKTPTAPKTPPSSGRKEQKKPPPAAAKTEKGEQPKEPRSGYSSPGSPGTPGSRSRTPSLPTPPAREPKKVAVVRTPPKSPASAKTRAPPAAAPMPDLKNVKSKIGSTDNLKHQPGGGKVQIVYKPVDLSHVTSKCGSLGNIHHKPGGGQVEVKSEKLDFKDKVQSKIGSLDNISHVPGGGNKKIETHKLTFRENAKAKTDHGAEIVYKSPTISGDASPRRLSNVSSSGSINLVDSPQLATLADEVSASLAKQGL
- the MAPT gene encoding microtubule-associated protein tau isoform X5 gives rise to the protein MMEDHAPGQDKHFSSGCPLQIPVDDGSDEPVSETSEAKSTPTAEDATAPLVEEGDHEEQGGVEQHGEIPEGTTAEEAGVGATPNLEDHAAGDAAPAAGEPSCPEPQAGPEQPLARAAPGASQPPGLQQPPLPQESSKAAPTRIQVTIPIPLDLYQGSGAAPGSSELWAQGGSAEERELAGAAGTAGHEEGALCARASGTEGSGARDRDEEQEEDETCEQGVPAPGAPAAALQPHQQRDGESQGVLRDSPGEAPVAAAESQKAGQEQESQKAGEEREEKPQLLGGGEGPEIALPEPPGSVSQKEAEPKEGEDSGPVAEADRAPAETEDGVKAKDAALEEAGGRRTPRRRRSGAAADRGSRVPVPTGRVDKEGTEADEKKSKKCSPCPAKAPGSLPPLGPAAPLKPPCSPAQGACAASPRAASTAKGPEARAGSKAQRNSSNASRIPAKTPTAPKTPPSSGRKEQKKPPPAAAKTEKAREPKKVAVVRTPPKSPASAKTRAPPAAAPMPDLKNVKSKIGSTDNLKHQPGGGKVQIINKKLDFSSVQSKCGSKDNIKHIPGGGSVQIINKKLDFSSVQSRCGSKDNIKHIPGGGSVQIVYKPVDLSHVTSKCGSLGNIHHKPGGGQVEVKSEKLDFKDKVQSKIGSLDNISHVPGGGNKKIETHKLTFRENAKAKTDHGAEIVYKSPTISGDASPRRLSNVSSSGSINLVDSPQLATLADEVSASLAKQGL
- the MAPT gene encoding microtubule-associated protein tau isoform X15 codes for the protein MMEDHAPGQDKHFSSGCPLQIPVDDGSDEPVSETSEAKSTPTAEDATAPLVEEGDHEEQGGVEQHGEIPEGTTAEEAGVGATPNLEDHAAGDAAPAAGEPSCPEPQAGPEQPLARAAPGASQPPGLQQPPLPQESSKAAPTRIQVTIPIPLDLYQGSGAAPGSSELWAQGGSAEERELAGAAGTAGHEEGALCARASGTEGSGARDRDEEQEEDETCEQGVPAPGAPAAALQPHQQRDGESQGVLRDSPGEAPVAAAESQKAGQEQESQKAGEEREEKPQLLGGGEGPEIALPEPPGSVSQKEAEPKEGEDSGPVAEADRAPAETEDGVKAKDAALEEAGGRRTPRRRRSGAAADRGSRVPVPTGRVDKEGTEADEKKSKKCSPCPAKAPGSLPPLGPAAPLKPPCSPAQGACAASPRAASTAKGPEARAGSKAQRNSSNASRIPAKTPTAPKTPPSSGEQPKEPRSGYSSPGSPGTPGSRSRTPSLPTPPAREPKKVAVVRTPPKSPASAKTRAPPAAAPMPDLKNVKSKIGSTDNLKHQPGGGKVQIVYKPVDLSHVTSKCGSLGNIHHKPGGGQVEVKSEKLDFKDKVQSKIGSLDNISHVPGGGNKKIETHKLTFRENAKAKTDHGAEIVYKSPTISGDASPRRLSNVSSSGSINLVDSPQLATLADEVSASLAKQGL
- the MAPT gene encoding microtubule-associated protein tau isoform X25 — protein: MMEDHAPGQDKHFSSGCPLQIPVDDGSDEPVSETSEAKSTPTAEDATAPLVEEGDHEEQGGVEQHGEIPEGTTAEEAGVGATPNLEDHAAGDAAPAAGEPSCPEPQAGPEQPLARAAPGASQPPGLQQPPLPQESSKAAPTRIQVTIPIPLDLYQGSGAAPGSSELWAQGGSAEERELAGAAGTAGHEEGALCARASGTEGSGARDRDEEQEEDETCEQGVPAPGAPAAALQPHQQRDGESQGVLRDSPGEAPVAAAESQKAGQEQESQKAGEEREEKPQLLGGGEGPEIALPEPPGSVSQKEAEPKEGEDSGPVAEADRAPAETEDGVKAKDAALEEAGGRRTPRRRRSGAAADRGSRVPVPTGRVDKEGTEADEKKSKGPEARAGSKAQRNSSNASRIPAKTPTAPKTPPSSGRKEQKKPPPAAAKTEKAREPKKVAVVRTPPKSPASAKTRAPPAAAPMPDLKNVKSKIGSTDNLKHQPGGGKVQIVYKPVDLSHVTSKCGSLGNIHHKPGGGQVEVKSEKLDFKDKVQSKIGSLDNISHVPGGGNKKREKGKEDKTWTPSPERAGLQALVLEPLSPMESQPPALHSAGEGTY
- the MAPT gene encoding microtubule-associated protein tau isoform X1, yielding MMEDHAPGQDKHFSSGCPLQIPVDDGSDEPVSETSEAKSTPTAEDATAPLVEEGDHEEQGGVEQHGEIPEGTTAEEAGVGATPNLEDHAAGDAAPAAGEPSCPEPQAGPEQPLARAAPGASQPPGLQQPPLPQESSKAAPTRIQVTIPIPLDLYQGSGAAPGSSELWAQGGSAEERELAGAAGTAGHEEGALCARASGTEGSGARDRDEEQEEDETCEQGVPAPGAPAAALQPHQQRDGESQGVLRDSPGEAPVAAAESQKAGQEQESQKAGEEREEKPQLLGGGEGPEIALPEPPGSVSQKEAEPKEGEDSGPVAEADRAPAETEDGVKAKDAALEEAGGRRTPRRRRSGAAADRGSRVPVPTGRVDKEGTEADEKKSKKCSPCPAKAPGSLPPLGPAAPLKPPCSPAQGACAASPRAASTAKGPEARAGSKAQRNSSNASRIPAKTPTAPKTPPSSGRKEQKKPPPAAAKTEKGEQPKEPRSGYSSPGSPGTPGSRSRTPSLPTPPAREPKKVAVVRTPPKSPASAKTRAPPAAAPMPDLKNVKSKIGSTDNLKHQPGGGKVQIINKKLDFSSVQSKCGSKDNIKHIPGGGSVQIINKKLDFSSVQSRCGSKDNIKHIPGGGSVQIVYKPVDLSHVTSKCGSLGNIHHKPGGGQVEVKSEKLDFKDKVQSKIGSLDNISHVPGGGNKKIETHKLTFRENAKAKTDHGAEIVYKSPTISGDASPRRLSNVSSSGSINLVDSPQLATLADEVSASLAKQGL
- the MAPT gene encoding microtubule-associated protein tau isoform X11, encoding MMEDHAPGQDKHFSSGCPLQIPVDDGSDEPVSETSEAKSTPTAEDATAPLVEEGDHEEQGGVEQHGEIPEGTTAEEAGVGATPNLEDHAAGDAAPAAGEPSCPEPQAGPEQPLARAAPGASQPPGLQQPPLPQESSKAAPTRIQVTIPIPLDLYQGSGAAPGSSELWAQGGSAEERELAGAAGTAGHEEGALCARASGTEGSGARDRDEEQEEDETCEQGVPAPGAPAAALQPHQQRDGESQGVLRDSPGEAPVAAAESQKAGQEQESQKAGEEREEKPQLLGGGEGPEIALPEPPGSVSQKEAEPKEGEDSGPVAEADRAPAETEDGVKAKDAALEEAGGRRTPRRRRSGAAADRGSRVPVPTGRVDKEGTEADEKKSKKCSPCPAKAPGSLPPLGPAAPLKPPCSPAQGACAASPRAASTAKGPEARAGSKAQRNSSNASRIPAKTPTAPKTPPSSGRKEQKKPPPAAAKTEKGEQPKEPRSGYSSPGSPGTPGSRSRTPSLPTPPAREPKKVAVVRTPPKSPASAKTRAPPAAAPMPDLKNVKSKIGSTDNLKHQPGGGKVQIVYKPVDLSHVTSKCGSLGNIHHKPGGGQVEVKSEKLDFKDKVQSKIGSLDNISHVPGGGNKKIETHKLTFRENAKAKTDHGAEIVYKSPTISGDASPRRLSNVSSSGSINLVDSPQLATLADEVSASLAKQGL
- the MAPT gene encoding microtubule-associated protein tau isoform X3 is translated as MMEDHAPGQDKHFSSGCPLQIPVDDGSDEPVSETSEAKSTPTAEDATAPLVEEGDHEEQGGVEQHGEIPEGTTAEEAGVGATPNLEDHAAGDAAPAAGEPSCPEPQAGPEQPLARAAPGASQPPGLQQPPLPQESSKAAPTRIQVTIPIPLDLYQGSGAAPGSSELWAQGGSAEERELAGAAGTAGHEEGALCARASGTEGSGARDRDEEQEEDETCEQGVPAPGAPAAALQPHQQRDGESQGVLRDSPGEAPVAAAESQKAGQEQESQKAGEEREEKPQLLGGGEGPEIALPEPPGSVSQKEAEPKEGEDSGPVAEADRAPAETEDGVKAKDAALEEAGGRRTPRRRRSGAAADRGSRVPVPTGRVDKEGTEADEKKSKKCSPCPAKAPGSLPPLGPAAPLKPPCSPAQGACAASPRAASTAKGPEARAGSKAQRNSSNASRIPAKTPTAPKTPPSSGRKEQKKPPPAAAKTEKGEQPKEPRSGYSSPGSPGTPGSRSRTPSLPTPPAREPKKVAVVRTPPKSPASAKTRAPPAAAPMPDLKNVKSKIGSTDNLKHQPGGGKVQIINKKLDFSSVQSKCGSKDNIKHIPGGGSVQIINKKLDFSSVQSRCGSKDNIKHIPGGGSVQIVYKPVDLSHVTSKCGSLGNIHHKPGGGQVEVKSEKLDFKDKVQSKIGSLDNISHVPGGGNKKREKGKEDKTWTPSPERAGLQALVLEPLSPMESQPPALHSAGEGTY
- the MAPT gene encoding microtubule-associated protein tau isoform X8 — encoded protein: MMEDHAPGQDKHFSSGCPLQIPVDDGSDEPVSETSEAKSTPTAEDATAPLVEEGDHEEQGGVEQHGEIPEGTTAEEAGVGATPNLEDHAAGDAAPAAGEPSCPEPQAGPEQPLARAAPGASQPPGLQQPPLPQESSKAAPTRIQVTIPIPLDLYQGSGAAPGSSELWAQGGSAEERELAGAAGTAGHEEGALCARASGTEGSGARDRDEEQEEDETCEQGVPAPGAPAAALQPHQQRDGESQGVLRDSPGEAPVAAAESQKAGQEQESQKAGEEREEKPQLLGGGEGPEIALPEPPGSVSQKEAEPKEGEDSGPVAEADRAPAETEDGVKAKDAALEEAGGRRTPRRRRSGAAADRGSRVPVPTGRVDKEGTEADEKKSKKCSPCPAKAPGSLPPLGPAAPLKPPCSPAQGACAASPRAASTAKGPEARAGSKAQRNSSNASRIPAKTPTAPKTPPSSGRKEQKKPPPAAAKTEKAREPKKVAVVRTPPKSPASAKTRAPPAAAPMPDLKNVKSKIGSTDNLKHQPGGGKVQIINKKLDFSSVQSKCGSKDNIKHIPGGGSVQIINKKLDFSSVQSRCGSKDNIKHIPGGGSVQIVYKPVDLSHVTSKCGSLGNIHHKPGGGQVEVKSEKLDFKDKVQSKIGSLDNISHVPGGGNKKREKGKEDKTWTPSPERAGLQALVLEPLSPMESQPPALHSAGEGTY